The window ACCTCGTTAAAAACATCATCGTACTGCGCCATTTGCACCATGTTTTGCGGCGTACCCTTCATGTGCATTAAAATATATGGAACCTGCAGCCGTGCCACGGTAGCAAACATATCGGCATCCAGCGTGCCGCCCGATATATCATTAATCATATGCGCACCCGCTTTAACTGCCGCTTCGGCAACCGGCGCGCGGAAGGTATCTATCGATAAAACAGCATCGGGGAAAGCGGTTACAATTGCCTCAACAATAGGCAGCAGCCTGTCGGTTTCTTCGGCGGCGCTAATATCAACAGCACCGGGGCGAGACGAATAAGCCCCGATATCTAAAAACGCAGCGCCATCGGCCAGCATCTTTCCGGCCTGCTGCAAAGCTTCATCAACAGAAGGCTTGCGGCTGGTGGCATAAAAAGAATCGGGGGTAATATTGATTATCCCCATTACCTTCGGCGTAGCGAGGCTTATAAGTTTCCCATCTGCATTCAGGGTTATCTTTTTACGAAAAAATGTATCTTTAGCCACTTTGTTTGTTGTAATATTGACAGGGGTTAATGTGGTAAAGTTAATAACTTTATAGCGGTAGCATATCCCCCTAATTACAACGCTCCAACTTTAAAATATTCAGACCATTGGCTAACACATCAGCAGAATACGACGCGGTAATAAACAATTGTAAGGGCCTTTTTATGAAAAAGACCCGCGACTATGGTACCGCCTGGCGCATCCTTCGTTTGCAATCTATCACCGACCAGATTTTTATTAAAGCACAACGCATCCGCACACTCGAAGAAAAAAAGATCTCGAAAGTGGGCGACGATATTACCGGCGAATATATTGGCATTGTAAACTACTGCGTTATAGCCATGATGCAGCTGGATAGCTCGCCCGAAACACCGCAGGAACTGGCTGTTGACCATGTTGAACGCATGTTTGACGACAGGGTACTGGAAACCAAAGAACTCATGTTTGCCAAAAACCACGATTACGGCGAAGCCTGGCGCGATATGCGCATCAGTTCATTAACCGATTTGATACTCATGAAGCTGTTGCGTGTAAAACAAATTGAAGACAACCAGGGCCTTACCGAAGCATCTGAAGGGGTAAAAGCCAACTACCAGGATATGCTGAATTACGCGGTATTTGCCCTTATAAAACTTGGAGTAAAATGAAAAATGCTTTGATTTGGTTTTGCAGGATAGCGGTAGGCTTACTGTTTATATTTTCCGGACTGATAAAAGCCAACGACCCATTGGGCTTTTCTTATAAACTGGTAGAGTATTTCGAGGTTTTCCATATCACGTTCCTGAACAATCTGTCGTTAACCATAGCTATTTTGCTTTGTGCCCTGGAAATGATCCTGGGATTTGCCTTGCTTATTGGCGTACGGCCGGTAAAAATAGCCTGGGGCTTATTGCTGCTCATTATCTTTTTCGGCTTTTTAACTTTCTACTCAGCCTTTTTTAAAGTGGTGCAAACCTGTGGCTGCTTTGGTGATGCTATACCGCTTACCCCATGGCAATCGTTTAGCAAGGATATGGTTTTACTGGTTTTGGTAGCGGTAA is drawn from Mucilaginibacter ginsenosidivorax and contains these coding sequences:
- the folP gene encoding dihydropteroate synthase: MAKDTFFRKKITLNADGKLISLATPKVMGIINITPDSFYATSRKPSVDEALQQAGKMLADGAAFLDIGAYSSRPGAVDISAAEETDRLLPIVEAIVTAFPDAVLSIDTFRAPVAEAAVKAGAHMINDISGGTLDADMFATVARLQVPYILMHMKGTPQNMVQMAQYDDVFNEVLDYFVNKYQQLKQLGVHDVIIDPGFGFAKNQQHNYALMKRLQDFDVLELPLLTGISRKKMVYGLLGSTAADALNGTTVLNTIALSKGANILRVHDVKEAVEAVRVWGMCQ
- a CDS encoding DUF1599 domain-containing protein, with the translated sequence MKKTRDYGTAWRILRLQSITDQIFIKAQRIRTLEEKKISKVGDDITGEYIGIVNYCVIAMMQLDSSPETPQELAVDHVERMFDDRVLETKELMFAKNHDYGEAWRDMRISSLTDLILMKLLRVKQIEDNQGLTEASEGVKANYQDMLNYAVFALIKLGVK